Genomic window (Tripterygium wilfordii isolate XIE 37 chromosome 11, ASM1340144v1, whole genome shotgun sequence):
GACAACAGCATGTGTTAACGAAATATTCATATGTCCGGATTctaatttggatttgatttccGACGTACTCCATAcctggattggtttaaatctagacaataacctaattcgggTCGGGGTCTAAAAAAGTAAATCAGATAAgattttgtgtttgaacccgGACTCAATTTTAAACAAGTCAAACAAATGATTCTACAGATCAATAGAGGTGAGGGGTATGGTTCCAAAGATAGGCTTCTGTAGTAGCAAATTGAGAGAGGTCCTCGTGGCCAAATGTAGCCCACCTAGTGTAGTCGAGTTGCCATGATCTTAGCCAAAAGGCCGAGCAAGGTATGCACAATGCACATTTAGAATAGAAAATGGTTCAGTAAGATCGGAATAACATGGTTTTTCTGTATAATACAATGTTGCCAAGTTTCATCCATTACCAGTAGAATTAAACAAAGCAAAACACTGTTGTCCATGTTGTAATGTGGGTTTTGAATCTCAGCCTGTGATAAGATTTAAAACATCAATAATTATTGAACTCATTACTGCACAAATATGTCCGATTTCTGCCAGACAAACTACTGGCATATGGTATATCCGACTTCATCTCCCTCAGTTGTCAGTAACACAATATACCGGATTGCTCTCTAGTAGCTCGGCCAAATTTTCAAGGATATTTTTCACCTGTTCCCTGAACTTAGTGTCCAATTCATCAGCATTTTCGCTGCTCTCCATGTTGGCAAATACAGAATCGTAAAGAAGAACAGCTGCTTCATTGCCTTCTGACGGTGGCAAGCCCAACTCTTTTGCATGCTTCTCAAGAAAACCCCTGATTATTTGTGCACTTCCCTCGTCCTTCTTTTTGCTGTCCTTCTCCAGTAATATCTTGTCCATGACATCATTCATttgtttttcatcctccaaaaGCTGCAATTATAGTGTAGATATTGTTAGAAAATTATGAAAGAGAATACCCACTTTTTTAAAGTCTTCTCATGAATTGGAGTCATGAACACATAGTGTGGGTAATCGATATTTACTAGATCCTGGATCAAAGATTCAGAAACATAGAAAAAGAAACACAgagcaaaaaattaatttaagtatgATTATTTTTCAATCAAGCAAACATAGAGATCCGTCTTCATTTTGATAATTTAGCAAATTCAAACATTCATAGATTTCTTCTACTATATTCCTAATAAGTTTAACACATCTGCTGCCATTTTCACTATCCTGTGCGTCTCTCACATAAATCGCAATGGTCAGTTCTCCACTTGCGAACTTCTCCGATTCTTTACTAAAGTTTAAACATCATCAACATTAGGGAATGTTACAATGATAAGTTCAAGCTCGTAACTAACAAAAAAAGAGTGGGCAAAAAGTACACAGCCCTACCCTAGCAACGTGGAGAGGCTTCTAGTTTTATGGTTTGAAGCAAGTTTAACACTGATGATGCCCTCTTAGGATTAATTAAATCAAAGATGAAAGCTCGCAAGTCGCAACATAATATACCTTTCTCACATGAGAACCATTGACAATTTTGATGTTCTGGATGGCAACAACATGTTTTTCAGCCAAAGCATCAGCAATTTCTTGCAGAATAGGCTGAAGTAATTCTGCAAATTGTGCTTGGCCAAGTTCTTCCTCACCCTCAGCTCCatgtttctttaatatttcattcAGCAAAGGAAATTCTGTTCAACCATGCATATTATTACATCAGCTTTAATGAAATAGAAAGCCATTACAAGGCACAGAATCAAATACTTATAAATGCTAGATTGAGAAGATTCTAGTGAGGGCAAGATGATCAAACTGCAGCTGTTTCAAGTGCAGAACAAATAGAATATCCATAAAAACAATTAACCGTAATCCGAAACTTATTAGAGAGCCAACTTTTTACTAGGGATTACAGTAATTCTCCCTCTATCCTATCCACCAAAAGCATTAGGCTAATATCCCCATGTAAACAACCGCAATTTCAGTAAATACAGCCTCAACACATACCAAAAGGTACTATGATGCCAGATGTCCTATACTTCTTAGAGTAATACAATTTTTTCATACATACCTATGTATGTGGGTGTAGAAAGATAGTAGGGATTAGTTTGGTTATCCAAAAGTCCATAAAGGCCGTTTTCTTGGTTATCATAAAAAGAATAATGAGCAATTATGTCGAGACCTCCTGTGTAAGTGCTTAAATCCATTGTAAACAAAAATGTAACATCAACATTAGAATGATATGAATCAAGCAAGAAACGGCCAATTTTCTCACCAGAAATGAAATAATCTAGGACAAACTACAGAATAAAAAAATCACTCAAAGGTCAATGGTGGACCTTAATACAGAAAATTTACTTCAGTGGGTTATCTTACGAAATGATTCCAGCACATTGCCTCTACAACATTTAAAACATATATCAAGCATAAACGAAGTTCCTAACAAGGGATCTACTTTGTTATTGAAATATGCAAACTTCAACACACTATTGTCAAGACTCAGATGTATAATAGTCTTTAAATTGCCAggttaaaaatttaaaatcggACATGCTTGTGAATATCAACTGAAAGGAAGAATACAAAATATGAACTCAGAAAATCCAAATGCGCCAGAAAGGCATCAAAGAAAATTCAATAAGACCACAAATTTTTCGAGGAAAACTGATAAGTCTTTATCAAGAGTTTTTATTTACAGGAAAAGTAAATTAAATACAAAACCACAGTCCACAGATACACATGGAAATGAACAATTGAGGTAAATGAGTCCGGAAACAGTTATAAAAGGCATCCAGAGGAATGTGGAAAATTTTGACATAAAAGAAATTGTAGCTGTTTAGCGGAAGCGACGGATATTCTTGGGTctgaaaataaaggaaatattttATATTGAGATGATAAGAAAAATTGGACTCCTGCACAAGACTTACCAAAATACCATTACAATCTTAACTGAGTAAGAACTGCATCCATAAATCAAGAAAGCGCCATCTACGATTGAAAATGCAGACAAAGAGCAATAGCTACTTAAGGCAGAGTTGGGGCTAAATGTATCATGCTGATCTAAATACATGCATAAAACACTTTACTAAGTGTGATTTCTGTGATACCAGCTGAAATTGTATGCTTGATGGAATTGCTAAATGATAGGTCTGAATAGCATGCAACACGCAAATATTGATTGCAATAGGCAAACATGTGATTTGTGAACTTCCGCAACACCATAGTATTTCGCATTATCATTCATTAGCTCAGAAAAATGGTAACCAAAGCAAAATATGAAAGCAATCGGAGAAGAAGAGTACCTGAAAAAGGAGGAATGCCCATATCAACTCCCATATGAACAAGTGCATTCCTTATCTCACTCTTGCTGATCTTTCCCTTGTCCTCAGTATCTAAATCAGTGAAAAGATTCTCTGCCAAcatggcaaaatcatcttcatccTCCAAAAACAACCGCAGAGAATTACCGTCCAAGATCGATACAACAAGCGGATCATCTAACACATCAAAGACAATCATCACAAaagatttttattaataaataagtACTAAATCAAAAGGAAAGTCAATCACGCCAATCTTTTCTCATCAAAAACAAAGCCAAAATCTAAATGGATTTCTAGATAAAAGAGGCAATCAGGTATGCAAAATTACGTGACTAGATTATATGTTCTTGAAACTTATCATTTACATACATCAAGTTGTAGCATTTTAGACGATCAATCATCAAATCCACAACAAGAAACACATCCATAAGATCAGCTAAAATAGCGAAAAAAATATGTATGCGCATATGTACAGAATACATATCCAGCGGCGATCAGTGTGAGGGAAGTTTAAATTATTCGGTTCCACATTTTAGCAGACCTTTTAGAACATCAGCTATGGCAGAGAGGTAGTCATGCAGCAGCTTTGAAGCTCGATCTCCGGTCAGCTCCGTACTACGGAAAGTGGCGTCATCGAAGGCGGGCATACGAGTGAGAGCCGCCAACTTGATCGTCGAAGGCAATGAGAGACCGAAGAGAGAATCGGAAGCCTTGGAATCGGCCAAGTCGAGGAGCTGGGCTCCAGTGAAGTTGACGTCAGCTACCGGAAGGGACACGTGGAGCGATCTAAGGTGTGTTCCGTCGAGGACTACAACTCCTGGTACAGacattttgagagagagaaggaagagatttggattttgatttcttgACTTTGGAAGGAGAGAGGAGGACTCGGAACTGGTCTGGTGATGGTTTGGTCTGGACGGAAAGGTGTCTACGCGTCATCAATAAATATGTTTTGGAATGATTATTTGTCCCTCTGGTTGACTGAAATTTCGAAACTGCCATGGCAGATGTTAAGCGAGCCGTCGTCGTTGTTACGCAAATGTTTCATGTCATTGGGGCTAGTTGCACCCCATGAATTCTCATTCACACTCCAAAACTAATAAacttcaataaaatttaatCAGATCTGAATACACCTTCTGTTTTTAatgtttctcaaaaaaaaaaccaagtacACCCCCAATACATAACCAGAAAAAACAGACCATTAACTTGGCAACCATGATCTTAAATTATAGTGATTCTGATGGTGTGTTCCTAGCCTTAACTGGCCAGGTTTCGTTTCGCGTGTTCTTGTTTCATAGAGATAAGAATCCGAAAAACTATACATAGTAGTAGAAACAGAAGTAAGTTAGAACATAGAAAGCATAATCTTAAACAGGTGCAATCGGATGGGTTCTACAAGGCTTATCACTTAAGCCTGGAGATGTGTTTACACTCCTCGGCATTCTTCACCAAGTTAACAACCCAAGTACATTTTCTTCTCAACAAGAAATCGAAGGTAATATGGTACTGGGTGAGACAGACTTACCAGCTCTTCTGGATACCGCATATCGTCATCGTCAGAGCTCCCTCATCGTCGGAGATGTGAGAGacgaaatagagagagagagggagacatGAGAGacgaaacagagagagaaggggAAGAAAAGAGGGGAAGGAGGGAATGAGTTTCAATTTGGCACGCTGGGGTGTTTATAGCCTAGggttttttgtgggttttggggTGCGAATGAGAATCCGTGGAGTGCAACTAGTCCCACCAATGCTATTTGTAGCATGCTCATAaacaagtttgttttcaaagaAATTATATTACTCATTCCATTGTTCTTAGGCTCGTAAATAAGTTCCATTGTGCAATTTTTAGTGGTAAACACATTTTTCAAATCCCTTAAAAATGGGAAGTTGATACTTGATTGTATGCGTTATGAAACTTAGTCTCATATTACTGATTATTTGCATCCCTCACTAGCCAAAGACAACACCGATAAAACTGATGGAAGTTCTGTACAAAGAGCATCTGAAGCAAATTCTCTTAACAAATTTCCTAAAATACTAACAAAAATGTCATTGTTCCTTATTTTCTCCAACCAATACTGCATCAAATTATCTATCACAATCTCTTTTTTATTAATAGtaattctttctctttcttttattattctattaatataaattaactttatttaaaaaaattaaaataataaatgtagaACAAATGACCattcacacataatttctctaCCAACCGTTGATGATGGAGCCAAACTCCGTTGAAATGAtgggattttattttctttgacacAAGCCATTTCATTTTACTTGCCTACAGTCGGTGCCTCTGTATCTATTTGAAATCGCACCAGTAAGATACAGGGGAGCAATCAATTATGGTTTCCAACTCTATATTTGCATTGGAGTACTCTCAGCTAACCTTATCAATTATAGTACCCAAAAGATTGAAGGCAATTGTGTGGATAGGCCTTAGAATATGCACAGTGGTGCAAATTTCAATGAGGTTGGTTCAGTTTTCTTTGCTCGCGATAGGCAGAAGCTAGGGAAAGTGGTAGCAACTTTGTGATGAGCAGAAGGAGAAAGTGTTCTTCGATCATCAGACGTGAACTTGGATGTGAAGTAGCATggcaggagagagagagagagagagaggagtgagagGATGAGTGGATGAGGGGAGAGGATGTTAAGGAAGATCTTCATGATACTAATGTTGACTAATAGTATGAACATCATTGTATTGATTCTGTTTCCTTATGTGTGTAATTAGATTAGGAAGCGTTCATATTCGTAAGCAAATGTTTAGGCTTGTATTAGTGCATAGATCAATGCTACAAGTTAGGCTAGATATTTGAGTCCAAAGTGattctctcatatatatatatatatatatatatatatatatatatatatgttatctcACCATAGACGTAATATACGACTTTACAACACCAAtcaattctttctttcttgttttacatggtatcggagcttgggTTAGGGCTCACTTTGTAATACATTAAAAAATCAGCAGTCTTCTTTCTTTGCCTCCATCATTCATGGCGAAAGCTGACGATAAAATCCTAGAGAAATTTGAGATGATCAAGATGCAAACAACAAGTATGATGATCCAAGCGACCCTTTATACCTTCACCACTCGGACCA
Coding sequences:
- the LOC120008448 gene encoding uncharacterized protein LOC120008448; protein product: MSVPGVVVLDGTHLRSLHVSLPVADVNFTGAQLLDLADSKASDSLFGLSLPSTIKLAALTRMPAFDDATFRSTELTGDRASKLLHDYLSAIADVLKDDPLVVSILDGNSLRLFLEDEDDFAMLAENLFTDLDTEDKGKISKSEIRNALVHMGVDMGIPPFSEFPLLNEILKKHGAEGEEELGQAQFAELLQPILQEIADALAEKHVVAIQNIKIVNGSHVRKLLEDEKQMNDVMDKILLEKDSKKKDEGSAQIIRGFLEKHAKELGLPPSEGNEAAVLLYDSVFANMESSENADELDTKFREQVKNILENLAELLESNPVYCVTDN